Proteins from a single region of Enoplosus armatus isolate fEnoArm2 chromosome 6, fEnoArm2.hap1, whole genome shotgun sequence:
- the dnm1l gene encoding dynamin-1-like protein isoform X4, whose amino-acid sequence MEALIPVINKLQDVFNTVGADIIQLPQIAVVGTQSSGKSSVLESLVGRDILPRGTGIVTRRPLILQLVHIDSEDHRKTSEENGIDGEEWGKFLHTKNKIFTDFEEIRQEIEAETERISGNNKGISDEPIHLKIFSPHVVNLTLVDLPGITKLPVGDQPRDIEIQIRELIFKYISNPNSIILAVTAANTDMATSEALKVAREVDPDGRRTLAVVTKLDLMDAGTDAMDVLMGRVIPVKLGIIGVVNRSQLDINQKKLVADAIRDEYAFLQKKYPSLANRNGTKYLARTLNRLLMHHIRDCLPELKTRINVLAAQYQSLLNSYGEPVDDKSATLLQLITKFAAEYCHTIEGTAKYIETAELCGGARICYIFHETFGRTLESVDPLGGLTTIDVLTAIRNATGPRPALFVPEVSFELLVKRQVKRLEEPSLRCVELVHEEMQRIIQHCSNYSTQELLRFPKLHDAIVEVVTSLLRKRLPVTNEMVHNLVAIELAYINTKHPDFADACGLMNNNIEEQRRNRMRDLPSAVPRDKAAAGGSQSGSVGDQTDSGTGTWRGMLKRGEDGASADRAVPQPSLLSSPHKGHAVNLLDVPVPVSRKLSAREQRDCEVIERLIKSYFLIVRKNIQDSVPKAVMHFLVNHVKDCLQSELVGQLYKTALLNDLLTESEDMAQRRNEAADMLKALQKASQVIAEIRETHMW is encoded by the exons ATGGAGGCCCTCATACCTGTCATAAACAAACTGCAAGATGTATTTAACACGGTCGGCGCAGACATAATTCAACTGCCGCAGATAGCTGTTGTGGGAACTCAG AGCAGTGGGAAGAGTTCTGTTTTAGAGAGCCTGGTTGGCAGGGACATCCTGCCACGTGGCACTGGCATCGTCACACGCCGGCCCCTTATCCTACAGCTAGTGCACATCGACTCAGAGGACCACAGGAAAACCAGTGAAGAGAATG GCATCGACGGAGAGGAATGGGGCAAATTCCTACACACCAAAAACAAG ATCTTCACAGACTTCGAGGAGATCAGGCAAGAAATTGAAGCAGAAACTGAAAGAATTTCTGGCAATAACAAG GGTATTAGTGATGAACCCATTCACCTGAAGATCTTCTCACCACACGTGGTGAACCTCACATTGGTGGACCTTCCGGGCATTACAAAG TTACCGGTGGGAGACCAGCCCAGAGACATAGAGATCCAGATCAGAGAATTGATCTTCAAGTACATCTCCAACCCCAACTCCATCATCCTGGCTGTGACTGCTGCCAATACAGACATGGCGACCTCAGAGGCCCTTAAAGTGGCCCGTGAGGTTGACCCTGACG GCAGGAGGACTCTAGCAGTGGTGACCAAGCTGGATCTGATGGATGCTGGTACAGATGCCATGGATGTATTGATGGGCAGGGTCATTCCTGTCAAACTTGGCATTATTGGTGTAGTTAACAG GAGTCAGTTGGATATCAATCAAAAGAAGTTGGTGGCAGATGCCATTCGTGATGAATACGCCTTCCTACAAAAGAAGTACCCCTCGCTTGCAAACAGAAATGGAACCAAATATCTGGCCAGAACATTGAACAG GTTACTCATGCACCACATCAGAGACTGTCTTCCTGAGCTGAAGACGAGGATCAACGTGCTGGCAGCGCAGTACCAGTCTTTACTCAACAGTTATGGTGAACCCGTCGATGACAAGAGCGCCACGTTGCTGCAGCTCATCACCAAGTTTGCTGCAGAGTACTGCCACACCATAGAGGGCACGGCCAAGTACATTGAGACAGCTGAACT aTGTGGTGGAGCAAGAATCTGTTATATATTTCATGAGACATTTGGTCGCACATTGGAGTCAGTTGATCCTCTGGGTGGTCTGACAACCATCGATGTGCTCACAGCAATCAGAAATGCAACG GGCCCCAGGCCGGCTTTGTTTGTGCCTGAGGTTTCGTTTGAGTTGCTGGTAAAGCGGCAGGTGAAGCGCCTGGAGGAGCCCAGCCTGCGCTGCGTGGAGCTGGTTCATGAAGAGATGCAGAGGATTATCCAGCACTGCAGCAACTACAGCACAcag gagctgctgaggtTTCCAAAGCTCCATGATGCCATAGTAGAAGTGGTCACCTCGTTACTCAGAAAAAGACTCCCTGTCACCAATGAAATG GTTCACAACCTGGTTGCCATTGAGCTGGCCTATATCAACACTAAGCACCCCGACTTTGCTGATGCCTGCGGCCTCATGAACAATAACATAGAA GAGCAGAGACGCAACAGAATGAGAGACCTCCCCTCTGCTGTGCCCAGAGACAAG GCAGCAGCCGGTGGCTCTCAGAGCGGCTCCGTCGGCGACCAGACAGACAGCGGGACAGGGACCTGGAGGGGCATGTTGAAGAGGGGAGAGGACGGTGCATCTGCAGACAGGGCCGTGCCTCAACCCTCCCTCCTTTCAAGCCCACATAAAGGCCACGCTGTCAACCTGCTCGATGTG CCTGTTCCAGTATCCAGGAAGTTGTCTGCTCGGGAGCAGAGGGACTGTGAGGTCATTGAGAGACTCATCAAGTCATACTTTCTTATCGTTCGGAAAAACATCCAGGACAG TGTACCGAAGGCAGTGATGCACTTCCTGGTGAACCATGTGAAGGACTGCCTGCAGAGTGAGCTGGTGGGTCAGTTATACAAGACGGCCCTGCTGAACGACCTGCTGACAGAGTCCGAGGACATGGCTCAGAGACGCAACGAGGCTGCTGACATGCTCAAG GCATTGCAGAAAGCCAGCCAGGTGATTGCAGAGATCAGAGAAACCCACATGTGGTGA
- the dnm1l gene encoding dynamin-1-like protein isoform X8 — MEALIPVINKLQDVFNTVGADIIQLPQIAVVGTQSSGKSSVLESLVGRDILPRGTGIVTRRPLILQLVHIDSEDHRKTSEENGIDGEEWGKFLHTKNKIFTDFEEIRQEIEAETERISGNNKGISDEPIHLKIFSPHVVNLTLVDLPGITKLPVGDQPRDIEIQIRELIFKYISNPNSIILAVTAANTDMATSEALKVAREVDPDGRRTLAVVTKLDLMDAGTDAMDVLMGRVIPVKLGIIGVVNRSQLDINQKKLVADAIRDEYAFLQKKYPSLANRNGTKYLARTLNRLLMHHIRDCLPELKTRINVLAAQYQSLLNSYGEPVDDKSATLLQLITKFAAEYCHTIEGTAKYIETAELCGGARICYIFHETFGRTLESVDPLGGLTTIDVLTAIRNATGPRPALFVPEVSFELLVKRQVKRLEEPSLRCVELVHEEMQRIIQHCSNYSTQELLRFPKLHDAIVEVVTSLLRKRLPVTNEMVHNLVAIELAYINTKHPDFADACGLMNNNIESCICQTFRFIGAETQQNERPPLCCAQRQGSSRWLSERLRRRPDRQRDRDLEGHVEEGRGRCICRQGRASTLPPFKPT; from the exons ATGGAGGCCCTCATACCTGTCATAAACAAACTGCAAGATGTATTTAACACGGTCGGCGCAGACATAATTCAACTGCCGCAGATAGCTGTTGTGGGAACTCAG AGCAGTGGGAAGAGTTCTGTTTTAGAGAGCCTGGTTGGCAGGGACATCCTGCCACGTGGCACTGGCATCGTCACACGCCGGCCCCTTATCCTACAGCTAGTGCACATCGACTCAGAGGACCACAGGAAAACCAGTGAAGAGAATG GCATCGACGGAGAGGAATGGGGCAAATTCCTACACACCAAAAACAAG ATCTTCACAGACTTCGAGGAGATCAGGCAAGAAATTGAAGCAGAAACTGAAAGAATTTCTGGCAATAACAAG GGTATTAGTGATGAACCCATTCACCTGAAGATCTTCTCACCACACGTGGTGAACCTCACATTGGTGGACCTTCCGGGCATTACAAAG TTACCGGTGGGAGACCAGCCCAGAGACATAGAGATCCAGATCAGAGAATTGATCTTCAAGTACATCTCCAACCCCAACTCCATCATCCTGGCTGTGACTGCTGCCAATACAGACATGGCGACCTCAGAGGCCCTTAAAGTGGCCCGTGAGGTTGACCCTGACG GCAGGAGGACTCTAGCAGTGGTGACCAAGCTGGATCTGATGGATGCTGGTACAGATGCCATGGATGTATTGATGGGCAGGGTCATTCCTGTCAAACTTGGCATTATTGGTGTAGTTAACAG GAGTCAGTTGGATATCAATCAAAAGAAGTTGGTGGCAGATGCCATTCGTGATGAATACGCCTTCCTACAAAAGAAGTACCCCTCGCTTGCAAACAGAAATGGAACCAAATATCTGGCCAGAACATTGAACAG GTTACTCATGCACCACATCAGAGACTGTCTTCCTGAGCTGAAGACGAGGATCAACGTGCTGGCAGCGCAGTACCAGTCTTTACTCAACAGTTATGGTGAACCCGTCGATGACAAGAGCGCCACGTTGCTGCAGCTCATCACCAAGTTTGCTGCAGAGTACTGCCACACCATAGAGGGCACGGCCAAGTACATTGAGACAGCTGAACT aTGTGGTGGAGCAAGAATCTGTTATATATTTCATGAGACATTTGGTCGCACATTGGAGTCAGTTGATCCTCTGGGTGGTCTGACAACCATCGATGTGCTCACAGCAATCAGAAATGCAACG GGCCCCAGGCCGGCTTTGTTTGTGCCTGAGGTTTCGTTTGAGTTGCTGGTAAAGCGGCAGGTGAAGCGCCTGGAGGAGCCCAGCCTGCGCTGCGTGGAGCTGGTTCATGAAGAGATGCAGAGGATTATCCAGCACTGCAGCAACTACAGCACAcag gagctgctgaggtTTCCAAAGCTCCATGATGCCATAGTAGAAGTGGTCACCTCGTTACTCAGAAAAAGACTCCCTGTCACCAATGAAATG GTTCACAACCTGGTTGCCATTGAGCTGGCCTATATCAACACTAAGCACCCCGACTTTGCTGATGCCTGCGGCCTCATGAACAATAACATAGAA AGTTGCATTTGTCAAACTTTTCGTTTTATAGGAGCAGAGACGCAACAGAATGAGAGACCTCCCCTCTGCTGTGCCCAGAGACAAG GCAGCAGCCGGTGGCTCTCAGAGCGGCTCCGTCGGCGACCAGACAGACAGCGGGACAGGGACCTGGAGGGGCATGTTGAAGAGGGGAGAGGACGGTGCATCTGCAGACAGGGCCGTGCCTCAACCCTCCCTCCTTTCAAGCCCACATAA
- the dnm1l gene encoding dynamin-1-like protein isoform X5 has translation MEALIPVINKLQDVFNTVGADIIQLPQIAVVGTQSSGKSSVLESLVGRDILPRGTGIVTRRPLILQLVHIDSEDHRKTSEENGIDGEEWGKFLHTKNKIFTDFEEIRQEIEAETERISGNNKGISDEPIHLKIFSPHVVNLTLVDLPGITKLPVGDQPRDIEIQIRELIFKYISNPNSIILAVTAANTDMATSEALKVAREVDPDGRRTLAVVTKLDLMDAGTDAMDVLMGRVIPVKLGIIGVVNRSQLDINQKKLVADAIRDEYAFLQKKYPSLANRNGTKYLARTLNRLLMHHIRDCLPELKTRINVLAAQYQSLLNSYGEPVDDKSATLLQLITKFAAEYCHTIEGTAKYIETAELCGGARICYIFHETFGRTLESVDPLGGLTTIDVLTAIRNATGPRPALFVPEVSFELLVKRQVKRLEEPSLRCVELVHEEMQRIIQHCSNYSTQELLRFPKLHDAIVEVVTSLLRKRLPVTNEMVHNLVAIELAYINTKHPDFADACGLMNNNIEEQRRNRMRDLPSAVPRDKVQSAAAGGSQSGSVGDQTDSGTGTWRGMLKRGEDGASADRAVPQPSLLSSPHKGHAVNLLDVPVPVSRKLSAREQRDCEVIERLIKSYFLIVRKNIQDSVPKAVMHFLVNHVKDCLQSELVGQLYKTALLNDLLTESEDMAQRRNEAADMLKALQKASQVIAEIRETHMW, from the exons ATGGAGGCCCTCATACCTGTCATAAACAAACTGCAAGATGTATTTAACACGGTCGGCGCAGACATAATTCAACTGCCGCAGATAGCTGTTGTGGGAACTCAG AGCAGTGGGAAGAGTTCTGTTTTAGAGAGCCTGGTTGGCAGGGACATCCTGCCACGTGGCACTGGCATCGTCACACGCCGGCCCCTTATCCTACAGCTAGTGCACATCGACTCAGAGGACCACAGGAAAACCAGTGAAGAGAATG GCATCGACGGAGAGGAATGGGGCAAATTCCTACACACCAAAAACAAG ATCTTCACAGACTTCGAGGAGATCAGGCAAGAAATTGAAGCAGAAACTGAAAGAATTTCTGGCAATAACAAG GGTATTAGTGATGAACCCATTCACCTGAAGATCTTCTCACCACACGTGGTGAACCTCACATTGGTGGACCTTCCGGGCATTACAAAG TTACCGGTGGGAGACCAGCCCAGAGACATAGAGATCCAGATCAGAGAATTGATCTTCAAGTACATCTCCAACCCCAACTCCATCATCCTGGCTGTGACTGCTGCCAATACAGACATGGCGACCTCAGAGGCCCTTAAAGTGGCCCGTGAGGTTGACCCTGACG GCAGGAGGACTCTAGCAGTGGTGACCAAGCTGGATCTGATGGATGCTGGTACAGATGCCATGGATGTATTGATGGGCAGGGTCATTCCTGTCAAACTTGGCATTATTGGTGTAGTTAACAG GAGTCAGTTGGATATCAATCAAAAGAAGTTGGTGGCAGATGCCATTCGTGATGAATACGCCTTCCTACAAAAGAAGTACCCCTCGCTTGCAAACAGAAATGGAACCAAATATCTGGCCAGAACATTGAACAG GTTACTCATGCACCACATCAGAGACTGTCTTCCTGAGCTGAAGACGAGGATCAACGTGCTGGCAGCGCAGTACCAGTCTTTACTCAACAGTTATGGTGAACCCGTCGATGACAAGAGCGCCACGTTGCTGCAGCTCATCACCAAGTTTGCTGCAGAGTACTGCCACACCATAGAGGGCACGGCCAAGTACATTGAGACAGCTGAACT aTGTGGTGGAGCAAGAATCTGTTATATATTTCATGAGACATTTGGTCGCACATTGGAGTCAGTTGATCCTCTGGGTGGTCTGACAACCATCGATGTGCTCACAGCAATCAGAAATGCAACG GGCCCCAGGCCGGCTTTGTTTGTGCCTGAGGTTTCGTTTGAGTTGCTGGTAAAGCGGCAGGTGAAGCGCCTGGAGGAGCCCAGCCTGCGCTGCGTGGAGCTGGTTCATGAAGAGATGCAGAGGATTATCCAGCACTGCAGCAACTACAGCACAcag gagctgctgaggtTTCCAAAGCTCCATGATGCCATAGTAGAAGTGGTCACCTCGTTACTCAGAAAAAGACTCCCTGTCACCAATGAAATG GTTCACAACCTGGTTGCCATTGAGCTGGCCTATATCAACACTAAGCACCCCGACTTTGCTGATGCCTGCGGCCTCATGAACAATAACATAGAA GAGCAGAGACGCAACAGAATGAGAGACCTCCCCTCTGCTGTGCCCAGAGACAAGGTACAGTCA GCAGCAGCCGGTGGCTCTCAGAGCGGCTCCGTCGGCGACCAGACAGACAGCGGGACAGGGACCTGGAGGGGCATGTTGAAGAGGGGAGAGGACGGTGCATCTGCAGACAGGGCCGTGCCTCAACCCTCCCTCCTTTCAAGCCCACATAAAGGCCACGCTGTCAACCTGCTCGATGTG CCTGTTCCAGTATCCAGGAAGTTGTCTGCTCGGGAGCAGAGGGACTGTGAGGTCATTGAGAGACTCATCAAGTCATACTTTCTTATCGTTCGGAAAAACATCCAGGACAG TGTACCGAAGGCAGTGATGCACTTCCTGGTGAACCATGTGAAGGACTGCCTGCAGAGTGAGCTGGTGGGTCAGTTATACAAGACGGCCCTGCTGAACGACCTGCTGACAGAGTCCGAGGACATGGCTCAGAGACGCAACGAGGCTGCTGACATGCTCAAG GCATTGCAGAAAGCCAGCCAGGTGATTGCAGAGATCAGAGAAACCCACATGTGGTGA